The following coding sequences are from one Triticum aestivum cultivar Chinese Spring chromosome 5A, IWGSC CS RefSeq v2.1, whole genome shotgun sequence window:
- the LOC123102191 gene encoding homeobox-leucine zipper protein HOX33 has product MTRHRPWPPSHPPPPPHPHPLRAAAAAATGSGGGKKMARLSPGAAAPQVDTGKYVRYTPEQVEALERVYNECPKPSSLRRQQIIRDCPILCNIEPKQIKVWFQNRRCREKQRKESSRMQTVNRKLTAMNKLLMEENDRLQKQVSRLVYENASVKSLKTKIHKASAATTDTSCESVVTSGQQQALAAPRPQRDANNPAGLLAIGEETLTAFLSKATGTAVEWVQMMGMKPGPDSIGIIAVSHNCIGVAARACGLVSLEPTKVAEILKDRPSWYRDCRCVDILHVFPTGNGGTIELIYMQTYAPTTLAAPRDFWTLRYTCGLDDGSLVICERSLTQSTGGPSGPNTPGFIRAEVLPSGYLIRPCEGGGSMIHIVDHVDLDAWSVPEVLRPLYESPKIVAQKMTIAALRHIRQIAHESSGEIPYGAGRQPAVLRTFSQRLSRGFNDAVSGFPDDGWSLLTSDGAEDITITVNSSPNKLVGSHISPSPLFSAIGGGILCAKASMLVQDVPPALLVRFLREHRSEWADPGVDAYSAASLRASPYAVPGLRAGGFMENQVILPLAHTLEHEEFLEVLRLEGHGFSHDEVLLARDMYLLQLCSGVDENASGACAQLVFAPIDESFADDAPLLPSGFRVIPLDTKTDVPSATRTLDLASALEVGSGGALRGSGDSPGGCSTRSVLTIAFQFSFENHLRESVAAMARQYVRAVMASVQRVAMAIAPSRLGSQIQLKHPPGSPEALTLASWIGRSYRAHTGEEIRWSDTEEADSPLKLLWNHSDAILCCSLKPAPMFTFGNNAALDMLETTLVNLQDISLEVILDDEGRKALCAEFSKVMQQGFAYLPGGVCKSSMGRQASYEQAVAWKVVGDDVAGAPHCLAFMFVNWTFL; this is encoded by the exons ATGACGCGCCACCGTCCTTGGCCTCCTtcccaccctcctcctcctcctcaccctcatcctcttcgggcagcagcagcagcagcgaccggcagcggcggcgggaagAAGATGGCGAGGCTCTCCCCGGGGGCGGCGGCGCCGCAGGTGGACACGGGCAAGTACGTCCGCTACACGCCGGAGCAGGTGGAGGCGCTGGAGCGCGTCTACAACGAGTGCCCCAAGCCCAGCTCCCTCCGCCGCCAGCAGATCATCCGGGACTGCCCCATCCTCTGCAACATCGAGCCCAAGCAGATCAAGGTCTGGTTCCAGAACCGAAG GTGCCGGGAGAAGCAGCGCAAGGAGTCCTCCCGCATGCAGACGGTGAACCGGAAGCTCACCGCGATGAACAAGCTGCTGATGGAGGAGAATGACCGGCTGCAGAAGCAGGTGTCGCGTCTCGTCTACGAGAACGCGTCGGTCAAGAGTCTCAAGACTAAGATCCACAAG GCTTCTGCGGCCACCACGGACACGAGCTGCGAGTCTGTGGTGACGAGTGGTCAGCAGCAAGCCCTAGCAGCCCCGCGTCCGCAGAGGGATGCGAACAACCCAGCTGG TCTTCTCGCAATCGGTGAAGAGACCTTGACAGCGTTCCTGTCCAAGGCGACCGGAACTGCTGTCGAATGggtgcaaatgatgggaatgaag CCTGGTCCGGATTCCATTGGAATCATCGCTGTTTCGCACAATTGTATTGGCGTAGCAGCCCGAGCTTGCGGTCTTGTGAGCCTTGAGCCCACAAAG GTTGCCGAGATCCTCAAGGATCGTCCATCTTGGTATCGCGACTGTCGTTGCGTTGATATCCTCCATGTTTTCCCTACGGGTAATGGTGGAACTATCGAGCTAATCTACATGCAG ACTTATGCACCGACGACTTTGGCGGCACCACGCGACTTCTGGACACTCCGCTACACCTGCGGACTTGATGATGGCAGCCTTGTG ATCTGTGAAAGGTCATTGACTCAGTCCACGGGTGGTCCATCTGGGCCTAACACTCCTGGTTTTATCAGAGCCGAGGTGCTCCCTAGTGGTTATCTGATTCGACCATGCGAGGGAGGTGGCTCCATGATCCACATTGTGGATCATGTTGATTTGGAT GCTTGGAGTGTGCCTGAAGTCCTTAGACCGCTCTATGAATCTCCAAAGATCGTTGCACAGAAGATGACTATTGCG GCATTGCGACACATCAGGCAAATCGCGCATGAATCAAGTGGTGAAATCCCCTATGGTGCTGGGCGCCAGCCTGCAGTTCTCAGAACCTTCAGTCAAAGGCTCAGCAG AGGCTTCAACGATGCTGTGAGTGGATTTCCAGATGATGGTTGGTCTTTGTTGACGAGTGATGGTGCTGAGGATATTACCATCACAGTAAATTCATCGCCAAACAAGCTTGTCGGATCCCACATCAGCCCTTCACCGCTCTTTTCTGCCATCGGAGGTGGCATTTTGTGTGCGAAGGCATCAATGCTAGTGCAG GATGTCCCTCCTGCTTTACTTGTGCGATTTCTGAGGGAGCATCGCTCGGAATGGGCTGATCCTGGTGTTGATGCTTATTCTGCTGCCTCTTTGAGGGCCAGCCCATACGCAGTTCCAGGCTTAAGAGCTGGTGGATTCATGGAAAATCAGGTTATACTGCCACTCGCGCACACGTTGGAGCATGAAGAG TTCCTTGAGGTCCTTAGGCTGGAAGGACATGGTTTTAGCCATGATGAGGTGCTTCTTGCGCGAGATATGTACCTTCTGCAG CTTTGCAGCGGTGTTGATGAGAACGCTTCAGGCGCTTGCGCGCAGCTTGTCTTTGCACCTATTGATGAATCTTTTGCTGATGATGCACCGCTGCTACCCTCGGGCTTCCGTGTCATACCACTGGACACAAAGACG GATGTCCCATCTGCCACACGCACACTCGACCTGGCGTCTGCCCTTGAGGTTGGATCTGGTGGAGCATTGCGTGGTTCTGGTGACTCTCCTGGTGGATGCAGCACGAGGTCGGTGCTGACCATCGCCTTCCAGTTCTCATTCGAGAACCACCTCCGTGAAAGCGTGGCAGCAATGGCAAGGCAGTACGTGAGGGCTGTGATGGCATCCGTGCAGAGGGTGGCCATGGCAATAGCTCCTTCTCGCCTAGGCTCGCAGATCCAACTGAAGCACCCTCCAGGCTCCCCTGAGGCGCTTACACTTGCTAGCTGGATTGGCAGGAGCTACAG GGCTCACACTGGAGAAGAGATCCGTTGGTCGGACACTGAAGAAGCAGATTCTCCCCTGAAGCTTCTGTGGAACCACAGTGACGCGATACTCTGCTGCTCTCTGAAG CCTGCTCCTATGTTCACCTTCGGCAACAACGCGGCCCTGGACATGCTGGAGACGACTCTGGTGAACCTGCAGGACATCTCGCTGGAGGTGATCCTGGACGACGAGGGGCGCAAGGCCCTGTGTGCCGAGTTCTCCAAGGTCATGCAGCAG GGTTTCGCGTACCTCCCTGGTGGGGTGTGCAAGTCGAGCATGGGGCGGCAGGCGTCGTACGAGCAGGCGGTGGCGTGGAAGGTGGTGGGCGACGACGTGGCGGGCGCCCCGCACTGCCTCGCCTTCATGTTCGTCAACTGGACCTTCCTGTGA